The genomic DNA ATGAACGATGTTGGCCAGCCATTAGATAATGAAGCAAATGATGTTCCTATGTACGACCAGTACAACACTGGTTTGGCAGTCACACAAAATGACATGCCACGTGCTAACTTAGCTATAGATCCAAGAGTACAACCAAGATGCGGAGTAACGGGGACAATTCCATCAGCGGAAGAGGGAATGATGCAGGGCGCCATGCCACAACCACGACAACTCTTGGTGGATATGGGGCAGCTCTCCCCCGAAGAGCAAGCAGTGGCAACGACCAACCAAAGGAAGCTGAAGGCTGGTTTAAACCGATCGGGATCAGTCCTGCAGAATCTGGCGATTTGAATCAAGAAGAGATTTCAGATTGCCCTGATGGTATTTGCCCTGTTCCCTGGGCAAAGAAAGAAGCTGTTGTTGATAATGTAAACCACCCTGAGCATTACACTTCAGGTGGAATTGAATGCATCGAAGCAATTGAAGCACAGCTGACGCCAGAAGAATACAGGGGTTATATCAAAGGCAACATT from Williamwhitmania sp. includes the following:
- a CDS encoding DUF3310 domain-containing protein, producing the protein MNQEEISDCPDGICPVPWAKKEAVVDNVNHPEHYTSGGIECIEAIEAQLTPEEYRGYIKGNIAKYVWREKHKGGNESLRKAQWYLARLVC